In the genome of Calothrix sp. PCC 6303, the window AGATTTTCGCCATGAAGCGGTGCGGTTAGCGGTTTGCCAACATCCCCATATTGTGAAAATCGAAAATATCTTTGATGAGGGAAATCTGCCCTGTATGGTGATGGAGTTCATTCAGGGGGAAGATTTAGGCGATCGCTTAAAACGCTCAGGTATACTTAAAGAAGCCGAAGCACTACTATACATCCGTCAAATTGGCGATGCATTGATGGTGATGCATTCTAAAGGCTTGCTGCATCGGGATATCAAACCCCGTAATATTATGCTTCGTATGGGGAAGCAGGAAGCTGTATTAATCGACTTTGGCATTGCTAGAGAATTTATACCCGACATTATTCAACGACATACAGTATATCGAACACCGGGATTTGCCCCTCCAGAACAGTATCAACTGGAAGCACCTAGGGGTGAATATATTGATGTTTACGGATTAGCGGCTACTTTATATACTCTCCTAACCGGAGTAGTACCCACAAGTGCCGAAGAACGTATTCAAAATGTTGATTTACAACCACCAAAACAACTAAATCCCAACATTAGCGATCGCACAAACCAAGCAATCCTTCAGGGAATGGCAATGCGATCGCAATATCGTCCCCAGTCAGTTCAGGACTGGTTAAATCTGTTTACTTTTGACAAAACTGAAAACTTAACCCGAATACGGTTAAAAGGGAACAGGGAACAGGGAACAGGGAACAGGGAACAGGGAACAGGGAATTTAAATCCCTCTGGGAGAACAATAAAACCATTAACTTCCTCCACCCAAACCACCACCTTTCAAGCAAACACCACAGCACCCCAAAGTTGGCAATGCGTACATACCATTAAAAGGCATGGGGGAATGGTTTATGCGATCGCATTCACTCCAGACGGGCAATATCTTGCCAGTGGCAGCAGCGATAATACAATCAAAATGTGGGAAACACGTACAGGAAAAATTCACCGTCGTCTAGGACGTTGGTTTTCTGGTCATTCAGATTCTGTATGGGATATCTGCTTTAGCCCTAAACAAAATATTCTCGCCAGTGCCAGCTACGATCGCACCATCAAACTTTGGGAAACAACAGGTAAAAACAGTCACACACTGACGGGTCATGAAAACTGGGTTAACAGCGTTGCTTTCCATCCCAACGGCTTATTACTCGCTAGCAGTAGTAATGACTGCACAATTAAACTCTGGAAAACAACCACAGGCAAAGAAATTCAGACATTAGCAAGCCATACAGACTCTGTGCTATCTGTCAACTTTAGTCCAGATGGGCAATATCTCGTCAGTGGTAGTGCCGACAACACCATTAAAATCTGGGAAGTGAGTACAGGTAAAGAAATAATAACCCTCAAAAGTCACTCATTTTTCGTCAACAGCGTCATTTTTCATCCTAACGGAAAAACCCTTGCCAGCGCCAGCAGCGATCGCACAATCAAATTGTGGCACGCTACCACAGGGAAATTAATTCGTACCTACAAAAACCACACCGACAGCGTTTCTTCCATCAGCTTTACCCCAAACGGACAAATCCTCGCTAGTGCCAGTTGGGATCACACCATCAAACTGTGGCAAACCAACACAGGTAAAGAAATCGCCACCCTTACAGGACATTGTAATTACATTCGCGCGATCGCATTCAGTCCCGATGGCAAAACTTTAGTTAGTGCTAGTGATGACGAAACCATTAAAATTTGGGAAATCCAGCAGATTTGATGACATATAGATATAGGTTCTATTTCATCAAGCATTTGGGATTCAACATCATAATTTTAGTACTTACGCAACTGGCACGTGTTTTCTCGTAGGGTGTGTGACACTTAGATAAATTTAAAACGAAAAATAAGGCTTTTGGTGTCACGCACCAACCTTCCCATTGTGACAATCGCGTAATTTTTAATATGGGATATATAGGTTCTATTTCATCACGCATCAGCATTTGGGATTCAACGTCATTATTTAAGCAGAAGTTCTGTTAACTCCACAAACAAGACGAAAACCCAGATCGTAGTAAATTAACACGCGTTCTGCTTTACTATCAATAAAACGGTGTGCAGAACGGCAGCTACCAGGAATAAAGTACCATGAACCACCTCGTAGTATATAATACTGGCTATCATTATTGATATATGCGCTACCATGACATGGTAGGGCAGACAACCGTATGCCCTTCTAATTGGTAAAATCATTCCTATAAATCACCTAAGCCCTCAGGCTGAAGCCCTACGGTGTACACACAAGTAGACCCAGAGCAAGTTTCCAGCCGAAAAAGGTGGATTCAAACTGGTAAAGTCCGCGAGCCAAAGTAGTAATTCCAGGAGGTTTCTGAGAACTGTAACCAGACCAACCACCAAGTCGAGCAATAATCCAAGTTGCCCAAGGCAAAGAATTGGGAGGATAAGGATTTTTTTGTTTTTGGGTTTTGCCCTCTAAAGTTGGTGCAATAGTAGACAAGCACTGTTGTTGTTGCTCACAAAAAGCTAGTTTGGCGGGTAATTGAGGATTATCTCGTCCAATAATCAATTGCAGAATTCTCACGGCAAGTGATAATGCCAATACAGTTAATCGTTGAATGGCAGCAACTGATTCTAATTGTGTTGCTTCAATATTTAATCCAGCAGTTTTGAGGGTGGCAAACAGTTGTTCAATCCGCCAGCGCCATCTGTACCACTGAATAACTTGTAATGCTTGTTCTAAGCAAACCACACGGTGAGTTGTTAATAATCGCCAGTGAATCGGTTCTTGTCCCGCAGGTGGATTGATTTCAAGAGCTTCGACTGCCTACAGTGTCACGCTTTCTGGATAATCACGGACATTCAATTTATCTGGACGTTGAATTTTCACCATTGCACGGCGAACGATTAAAAATGCTTCCCTTGCGATTCGACCTATACGTGGTTCGGCAGGTACATCAACAGTATAAGTACCCTCACATGGTTGTTTATTTAAGTAACTATAAAATGATTCAGGCTTTCCAAATAATCTACGGTCTTGGCGAGACCTGACCAATATATGATTATATGGATTGGCGACAGTCGCAAATTCCTCAAATATATCGCTTTCTCGATCTCCGATGTGAGTTACCATTATCGCGTCACCGCACTTTAAACATCGTTCGCTTTGTTGTGCCGATGCTAACCACTTATAAGATTCTTTATCCTCGATTGGTAACTTTTGATAATTGCGTTCTTGCTTTGAGGCATGATCAATAGCTCGACTCCAAAGTTGTACCGTGCTTAATCCTAGCGGAAAGCCATTTTCTGCGTCTAATACTAGTGTTGGATGAATAAAAAATCCCACATCTGTGTTGTTGCCGACAACACCTAGCCCTTCAAGTTTTAACCTGCCTGCATGAGATTGTAAGTTGACTTCGCTACTATCACTTACGGCTAACACATGCTTACCTTCGACTTGCTTCGAGCAATCATCCGAGATGCTGCGTATGAGTTCAGATACTGTCACGCTCGAATTCTCCAAAAAACGGTAATATCCTACTTGTTCAGCCCTATTTGTACTTATTTGTCGAATGTTGACAGATTGGTGCTGCTGCATTGCCCAGTACAATGCAGCCCCCTTTTTTGCAGCCGTTTGTCTCCAAATGCGGCTGCCTCAATTTGTTCGGCGTGAACAAGTATAGGATTATTCACCGTTTATAATTACCCAAAACTTTCTCAACTAGTTTACTTTTAATCGGAGTAAAATTTCTTTTTAAGGCTGCGGAAACTAAAGAAACGTCCGAGGTCGAAAAATCCTTCTCCTGCAACCGCTGCCTCCCGATGACCTCAAGCAGTATTCAGTTTATTTTGACTTGTGTGTACACCGTAGGGCTGAAGCCTAGGGCTATAGGTACAAAGCCCACCTCCGTGGGCTAATAAATCGTTTTTCACAATCTCTCGTACACCAGGGAAACCTAGTTTCTGCGGGTTAAATACAATAATCTTTCTTCTTCTGACTGAACAAACCGGGTTTCTGTCGTCCCTTTTTCCTCTCCCCTATTCACCCCTTAGATAGAAATGTAATTACCCAAAAATTGCCAAAATCAATTACGGCAATCATTATTTTCACAACTAAATCACTATGGGCTTTGGTATTGGTGACATCTTCTGGATTTTCCTTCTACTTTCTTCCGTTCAACCTATATGGCAGCGTCGCCAAGTCGAATATCGCCGCTTACGTGCTCTTCAACAATTTCAACAGGAACGTAAAAGCCGAGTAATTCTACTTATTCACCGCCAAGAGTCCATCAGTCTATTAGGTATTCCCATCTCGCGCTACATCACGATTGAGGACTCGGAACAAATTTTGCGGGCAATTCGCCTTACACCCCCTGACGTTCCCATCGACTTAATTCTTCACACACCTGGTGGTTTGGTACTTGCTACTGAACAAATTGCTAGGGCATTAATTCGTCACCCTTCAAAAGTGACTGTTTATGTCCCCCACTACGCCATGAGTGGCGGTACGATGCTGGCATTAGCATCTGACGAAATTATTATGGATGCTAATGCTGTACTTGGTCCAGTTGATCCCCAA includes:
- a CDS encoding serine/threonine-protein kinase, which codes for MVWNPGKPLFGGRYIIEAKLGEGGVGITYLARNTLNQPRVIKTLRQEVLNNRVWKSRQEKLRQDFRHEAVRLAVCQHPHIVKIENIFDEGNLPCMVMEFIQGEDLGDRLKRSGILKEAEALLYIRQIGDALMVMHSKGLLHRDIKPRNIMLRMGKQEAVLIDFGIAREFIPDIIQRHTVYRTPGFAPPEQYQLEAPRGEYIDVYGLAATLYTLLTGVVPTSAEERIQNVDLQPPKQLNPNISDRTNQAILQGMAMRSQYRPQSVQDWLNLFTFDKTENLTRIRLKGNREQGTGNREQGTGNLNPSGRTIKPLTSSTQTTTFQANTTAPQSWQCVHTIKRHGGMVYAIAFTPDGQYLASGSSDNTIKMWETRTGKIHRRLGRWFSGHSDSVWDICFSPKQNILASASYDRTIKLWETTGKNSHTLTGHENWVNSVAFHPNGLLLASSSNDCTIKLWKTTTGKEIQTLASHTDSVLSVNFSPDGQYLVSGSADNTIKIWEVSTGKEIITLKSHSFFVNSVIFHPNGKTLASASSDRTIKLWHATTGKLIRTYKNHTDSVSSISFTPNGQILASASWDHTIKLWQTNTGKEIATLTGHCNYIRAIAFSPDGKTLVSASDDETIKIWEIQQI
- a CDS encoding SDH family Clp fold serine proteinase, whose amino-acid sequence is MGFGIGDIFWIFLLLSSVQPIWQRRQVEYRRLRALQQFQQERKSRVILLIHRQESISLLGIPISRYITIEDSEQILRAIRLTPPDVPIDLILHTPGGLVLATEQIARALIRHPSKVTVYVPHYAMSGGTMLALASDEIIMDANAVLGPVDPQLGNFPAASLVKVVEDKPISEIDDQTLIMADISRKAIQQVQRFVRTLLKDDVPRQKVQPENIESIIDALTTGRVTHDYPITVEEASEMGLPITVGLPLSIYGLMDLYPQPQGGRPSVQYIPMPYDNRPMMPAPKGRPMEELER